The Pygocentrus nattereri isolate fPygNat1 chromosome 17, fPygNat1.pri, whole genome shotgun sequence genome window below encodes:
- the thap12b gene encoding THAP domain containing 12b isoform X1 — translation MPNFCAAPNCTRKSTQSDLAFFRFPRDPERCRLWVENCRRADLEEKTPDQLNKHYRLCAKHFEPAMICKTSPYRTVLRDTAIPTIFDLTSHLSNPHSRHRKRIKVLTDEEVRKIKERRLESSIEQLLAKKDKNDSQDGMETNDDVPQLTPHQRELREFLRSLFEVIVLIGKQSFPLSLHSEDDQDSHPVIMSTFQALLENRINAGDKFLRGKFEATAVNEEYWPATQQRKLLEVCERYVREELLQEVRESRFFSLVTGELVEFSEGQHIPVFLRFVDQTNTLREEFIEFLSFEGEELSTADKLESHVTKQWGLSMEHCRGQAHAVSGVLGSRMKAIATQLMERYPMAVNTPCSTCALNVHLANSMPLTGVQVVMSVLKKADSFFKASPLLQVELDGAISILFQDNVEKGNDLKESCRATWMDLHNVFEMAVDLLEPLLLCMDSVHDNEDLKWNDEITSNAYTISEALADFEFVVTLVVLKNALSFTRAFGKNLQGETLDVFFAASSLTAVLHSLHEVIDNIEVYHEFWFEEAVNLATAMEIPVKVPRLFLRKQQAMESVEIQAESFFKEYLTLPVMDYIIQEVKDIFSENHLKALKCLSLVPAVMGQMKFNTSEEAHADVFRSDLPQPDTLPAELHCWRIKWKHRGKEVSLPCTIHETLHHSDVKFFPNVNAFLKILASLPVLKLGSDQGEIGQKRLQAYLLDTPVSHRSKNLAVLNINYHIKMDLEEMVECYIKSYPEDEID, via the exons ATGCCAAATTTCTGCGCGGCTCCGAACTGCACCAGAAAAAGCACCCAGTCTGATTTGGCTTTCTTTCGGTTTCCGAGAGATCCTGAGAG ATGTAGGCTGTGGGTGGAGAACTGTCGGCGTGCAGACCTAGAAGAGAAAACTCCAGACCAGTTGAACAAACACTACCGACTGTGTGCAAAGCACTTCGAGccagcaatgatatgcaaaacC aGCCCTTACAGGACCGTGCTGAGGGACACCGCCATTCCCACCATTTTTGATTTAACCAGCCACCTCAGCAATCCACATAGCAGACATCGCAAACGAATCAAAGTTTTG ACAGATGAAGAGGTCCGGAAGATAAAAGAGAGGAGAT TGGAGTCTTCGATTGAACAGTTGCTGgccaaaaaggacaaaaatgacAGTCAGGATGGCATGGAGACCAATGATGATGTACCACAGTTAACACCACACCAGAGAGAACTAAGAGAGTTCTTaaggtctttgtttgaagtgaTCGTTTTGATAGGAAAACAAAGCTTCCCGTTGAGTTTGCATTCAGAAGATGATCAGGACAGCCATCCGGTGATCATGAGCACCTTTCAAGCCCTGCTAGAAAACCGCATTAATGCAGGGGACAAATTCTTAAGAGGGAAATTTGAAGCCACAGCTGTTAATGAGGAATATTGGCCAGCCACGCAGCAGAGGAAACTGCTGGAGGTTTGTGAGAGATACGTTCGAGAGGAGCTTCTCCAGGAAGTAAGGGAGAGTCGCTTTTTTTCGCTTGTGACCGGGGAGCTGGTGGAGTTTTCAGAGGGCCAGCACATCCCAGTGTTCTTGCGTTTTGTGGACCAAACCAACACTCTTAGAGAGGAGTTCATAGAGTTCCTCTCATTCGAGGGAGAGGAACTTTCTACGGCTGATAAATTGGAGTCTCACGTCACAAAGCAGTGGGGACTGAGTATGGAACACTGTAGAGGCCAAGCGCATGCTGTCTCCGGTGTACTTGGCAGTAGAATGAAGGCCATAGCCACCCAGCTGATGGAGAGATACCCCATGGCCGTTAATACTCCTTGCTCTACCTGTGCACTTAACGTTCACCTAGCAAACAGCATGCCCCTGACTGGAGTTCAGGTTGTGATGTCGGTTCTGAAGAAGGCAGACTCATTTTTTAAGGCATCGCCGCTCCTGCAGGTTGAATTAGACGGTGCCATCTCGATTCTCTTTCAGGACAACGTGGAGAAAGGGAATGATCTTAAGGAGAGCTGTCGTGCAACTTGGATGGACCTGCATAATGTGTTTGAGATGGCTGTAGATTTGTTGGAGCCACTTCTGCTCTGCATGGACAGTGTACATGACAACGAAGACTTGAAGTGGAACGACGAAATCACAAGCAACGCTTACACAATCTCTGAGGCTTTGGCAGACTTTGAATTTGTCGTCACTCTGGTTGTACTTAAGAACGCTCTCTCCTTCACAAGAGCGTTTGGCAAGAACCTACAAGGAGAGACACTGGATGTGTTTTTCGCAGCCAGCAGTCTGACGGCGGTCTTGCATTCTTTGCATGAGGTTATAGACAATATTGAGGTTTACCATGAGTTTTGGTTCGAGGAAGCAGTGAACCTGGCTACCGCTATGGAGATCCCAGTCAAAGTCCCAAGGCTGTTCCTCAGGAAGCAGCAGGCAATGGAATCTGTGGAAATACAGGCTGAGTCATTCTTCAAAGAGTACCTAACCCTTCCAGTCATGGACTACATCATTCAGGAGGTTAAGGACATCTTCTCAGAGAACCACCTCAAAGCTCTAAAGTGTCTGTCACTTGTCCCTGCAGTCATGGGCCAGATGAAGTTCAATACGTCTGAAGAGGCCCATGCGGACGTGTTTAGGAGTGACCTTCCCCAGCCAGACACACTGCCTGCAGAGCTGCATTGCTGGAGGATCAAATGGAAGCACAGAGGGAAGGAAGTGAGCCTGCCGTGCACCATTCATGAGACTCTGCATCACTCGGATGTCAAGTTCTTCCCCAACGTCAATGCATTTCTGAAAATTCTGGCCTCTTTGCCAGTATTAAAGCTTGGGAGTGATCAAGGAGAGATTGGTCAGAAGCGCTTACAGGCTTACCTTTTAGACACACCGGTCAGCCACAGGTCAAAGAATCTGGCTGTGTTAAATATCAATTATCACATAAAAATGGATCTAGAGGAAATGGTTGAATGTTACATAAAAAGTTATCCGGAGGATGAAATTGATTAA
- the thap12b gene encoding THAP domain containing 12b isoform X2 produces the protein MICKTSPYRTVLRDTAIPTIFDLTSHLSNPHSRHRKRIKVLTDEEVRKIKERRLESSIEQLLAKKDKNDSQDGMETNDDVPQLTPHQRELREFLRSLFEVIVLIGKQSFPLSLHSEDDQDSHPVIMSTFQALLENRINAGDKFLRGKFEATAVNEEYWPATQQRKLLEVCERYVREELLQEVRESRFFSLVTGELVEFSEGQHIPVFLRFVDQTNTLREEFIEFLSFEGEELSTADKLESHVTKQWGLSMEHCRGQAHAVSGVLGSRMKAIATQLMERYPMAVNTPCSTCALNVHLANSMPLTGVQVVMSVLKKADSFFKASPLLQVELDGAISILFQDNVEKGNDLKESCRATWMDLHNVFEMAVDLLEPLLLCMDSVHDNEDLKWNDEITSNAYTISEALADFEFVVTLVVLKNALSFTRAFGKNLQGETLDVFFAASSLTAVLHSLHEVIDNIEVYHEFWFEEAVNLATAMEIPVKVPRLFLRKQQAMESVEIQAESFFKEYLTLPVMDYIIQEVKDIFSENHLKALKCLSLVPAVMGQMKFNTSEEAHADVFRSDLPQPDTLPAELHCWRIKWKHRGKEVSLPCTIHETLHHSDVKFFPNVNAFLKILASLPVLKLGSDQGEIGQKRLQAYLLDTPVSHRSKNLAVLNINYHIKMDLEEMVECYIKSYPEDEID, from the exons atgatatgcaaaacC aGCCCTTACAGGACCGTGCTGAGGGACACCGCCATTCCCACCATTTTTGATTTAACCAGCCACCTCAGCAATCCACATAGCAGACATCGCAAACGAATCAAAGTTTTG ACAGATGAAGAGGTCCGGAAGATAAAAGAGAGGAGAT TGGAGTCTTCGATTGAACAGTTGCTGgccaaaaaggacaaaaatgacAGTCAGGATGGCATGGAGACCAATGATGATGTACCACAGTTAACACCACACCAGAGAGAACTAAGAGAGTTCTTaaggtctttgtttgaagtgaTCGTTTTGATAGGAAAACAAAGCTTCCCGTTGAGTTTGCATTCAGAAGATGATCAGGACAGCCATCCGGTGATCATGAGCACCTTTCAAGCCCTGCTAGAAAACCGCATTAATGCAGGGGACAAATTCTTAAGAGGGAAATTTGAAGCCACAGCTGTTAATGAGGAATATTGGCCAGCCACGCAGCAGAGGAAACTGCTGGAGGTTTGTGAGAGATACGTTCGAGAGGAGCTTCTCCAGGAAGTAAGGGAGAGTCGCTTTTTTTCGCTTGTGACCGGGGAGCTGGTGGAGTTTTCAGAGGGCCAGCACATCCCAGTGTTCTTGCGTTTTGTGGACCAAACCAACACTCTTAGAGAGGAGTTCATAGAGTTCCTCTCATTCGAGGGAGAGGAACTTTCTACGGCTGATAAATTGGAGTCTCACGTCACAAAGCAGTGGGGACTGAGTATGGAACACTGTAGAGGCCAAGCGCATGCTGTCTCCGGTGTACTTGGCAGTAGAATGAAGGCCATAGCCACCCAGCTGATGGAGAGATACCCCATGGCCGTTAATACTCCTTGCTCTACCTGTGCACTTAACGTTCACCTAGCAAACAGCATGCCCCTGACTGGAGTTCAGGTTGTGATGTCGGTTCTGAAGAAGGCAGACTCATTTTTTAAGGCATCGCCGCTCCTGCAGGTTGAATTAGACGGTGCCATCTCGATTCTCTTTCAGGACAACGTGGAGAAAGGGAATGATCTTAAGGAGAGCTGTCGTGCAACTTGGATGGACCTGCATAATGTGTTTGAGATGGCTGTAGATTTGTTGGAGCCACTTCTGCTCTGCATGGACAGTGTACATGACAACGAAGACTTGAAGTGGAACGACGAAATCACAAGCAACGCTTACACAATCTCTGAGGCTTTGGCAGACTTTGAATTTGTCGTCACTCTGGTTGTACTTAAGAACGCTCTCTCCTTCACAAGAGCGTTTGGCAAGAACCTACAAGGAGAGACACTGGATGTGTTTTTCGCAGCCAGCAGTCTGACGGCGGTCTTGCATTCTTTGCATGAGGTTATAGACAATATTGAGGTTTACCATGAGTTTTGGTTCGAGGAAGCAGTGAACCTGGCTACCGCTATGGAGATCCCAGTCAAAGTCCCAAGGCTGTTCCTCAGGAAGCAGCAGGCAATGGAATCTGTGGAAATACAGGCTGAGTCATTCTTCAAAGAGTACCTAACCCTTCCAGTCATGGACTACATCATTCAGGAGGTTAAGGACATCTTCTCAGAGAACCACCTCAAAGCTCTAAAGTGTCTGTCACTTGTCCCTGCAGTCATGGGCCAGATGAAGTTCAATACGTCTGAAGAGGCCCATGCGGACGTGTTTAGGAGTGACCTTCCCCAGCCAGACACACTGCCTGCAGAGCTGCATTGCTGGAGGATCAAATGGAAGCACAGAGGGAAGGAAGTGAGCCTGCCGTGCACCATTCATGAGACTCTGCATCACTCGGATGTCAAGTTCTTCCCCAACGTCAATGCATTTCTGAAAATTCTGGCCTCTTTGCCAGTATTAAAGCTTGGGAGTGATCAAGGAGAGATTGGTCAGAAGCGCTTACAGGCTTACCTTTTAGACACACCGGTCAGCCACAGGTCAAAGAATCTGGCTGTGTTAAATATCAATTATCACATAAAAATGGATCTAGAGGAAATGGTTGAATGTTACATAAAAAGTTATCCGGAGGATGAAATTGATTAA